CTCTACCAGTTGAGCTCCGGATATACCCTTACCCTGGTACCGGGTGAGGTCATTGTCGACCGCTTCGCCATCCTCGCCAAACTGGTGGTGCTGGCGTGCGGAACGCTGCTCGGCTTCTTCTACCTGACCGCATCCTCGACCCACAAGTCGTGGATGCTCATCACCTGTTCGCTCCTCGGGGCGCTGGTGATCATGGACAGCGCCGGCTTCATCTCCCTCTTCATCGGGATCGAGATGCTGTCGCTGCCGGGCTTCGCCCTGATGATCCACGGCCGGAAAGCTTCTGTATCGAGCGAGGGGGCATTCAAGTACCTGCTCCTTTCCTCCGTCGCTACCGCGCTTCTCCTCTTCGGCGTTTCGCTGGTGTACTCGCAGACCGGCACCCTCGCCATCGCCGACTTCGCTGCAGCGCTGTCGAAGGGTGGCGCGCAGAACTGGGCCGCAGGGGCAATGGTGCTGACCGCATTCTTCATCAAGGCCTCCGTCTTCCCGTTCCACGGCTGGGCGCCCGACGCATACGACAGCGCCAAGCTGCCGGTGACCGCGTTCCTCTCCTCCGTGGTGAAAGCGGCCATCGTGCTCGCCCTGGTGCGCATCGTCGCCAACATGCCGCTGAACGACCAGAGCGTCATGACCGTGACGATCCTCTCCGTCTGCTCCATCTTCTACGGCAACATCGCCGCCATCAGGCAGACGACCTTCAAGAGGCTCCTGGCGTACTCCTCCATCGCTCATGCCGGCTACATGATGTTCGCCCTCTCCGACGCCACCGGCGGCCGTGTGGAGGCGCTCTTCTACTACACCGCCGTGTACGCAGTCACCACCATTATCGCCTGCGCATCCTTCAGCCTGCTTTGCGACGGCGAAGAGGACAAGCTGGAGATCATCGAGGGTGCCTTCTACAGGCGTCCGGTTCCGGCACTGATCCTCGCGACCGCTGCGCTCTCCCTGGCAGGTATTCCGCCCCTTCCGGGCTTCCTCGCCAAGGTCTTCGTCTTCAAGTCCGTCATCGCCTCCGGCCACCTCGTCCCCGCGGTGCTCGCCTTCACCGGCAGCTACCTGGGGGTCGTGTACTACCTCTCCATCGTCTTCAGGCTCTTCAAGAAGGCTGAAGTTACCGAAGAAGCAGGCGCGGCACAGGCAGGTAGCTGGACCTGGGGCGGCGTGGTGCTCGGCACCGGCGTCCTTGCGGCACTGATGATCTGCCCGGACCTCTTCCACAGGCTCCTTTCCATCGTGTAACTGAAGTGAAATAAGAAGCGGAGCCACCGGCTCCGCTTCTCTTCCATCAGGACTCGCCGGTTTGCCGGCGGGTCCTTTTTTTATGTGCGAAAAGGAAGTGGAGTGCGGTCCTCGGCTTGAGAAAGGGCGGCTAGTGGTTCCCCCCTTTGCGAAGGTTCATCCGGGAATTCCGGGGAGCGTGGGTGCATTGCCACGAAGCACTGAAGAAGGCCTAACGTTCCCCCCTTTGCGAAGGGGGGACAGGGGGGATTTGCCTTTTGGTAGGGACTTCAAGGCTTAATGCAACTGCTGAACGTCACACGAAAAAAAGCGGAGCTTTGGGCTCCGCTTTTTCCGATCTCTGCTGAAAATGTCAGGATTTACGCGCTCCTGGTGATCTCCTCCAGGTTCCCCGCAATAACCGTTGCCGTTGCTGCCTGCTCCTCTGTGGCGGTGGCGATCTGGGAGATCACCCCCTCAATGTCCACGATAGATTCCACGATGCGCGCCAGAGACTCCTCCACCTGGTGTGAGAGCTGCTCGCTGACCTCCGCCTCCTGTTTTCCCTGCTCGATGGAGTGGACCGCCAGTAGGGTCTCCTGCTGGATCTCGTTCACCATGGTGCGGATCTCCTTCGTGGAGGCGACGGTGCGGTCGGCCAGGCGGCGGACTTCATCCGCGACGACGGCGAAGCCGCGCCCCTGTTCACCAGCCCGCGCCGCCTCTATCGCCGCATTGAGCGCCAGAAGGTTCGTCTGGTCCGCGATGTCGTTGATGACGTTGATGAACTCCCCGATCTTTTCCGACTTCGCGCCGAGATTCCCCACCACAAGGGCGGAACTGCGCACCATATCCGCCACCTTCTGCATTTCCCCCACTGCCTGGCTCACCACCTGCTGCCCCTCGCGCGCCTTGCCGGCGACGATCGCAGCGGAGTCGGAGGCGCTACCGGCGTTGCGGGCGACATCGTTGACGGTCATGCTCATCTCTTCTACCGCAGTGGCGATCTGCTCGACCCGGCGCTCCAGGTATTCTTTTCTCTCCACATTGTGCGCCTCGTGCTCCAGCACCGCCTTTTCCGCGGTGATATCGGTCCAGCAGGCCATGAAGCAGAGGATGCGTGAGGGGTCGGTGCTGTTCCAGATCGGATAGCTCTTCGTGCGCATGGTCATGGAACCTATGGGGATTTCGGCTGAGTGGGGAAGGGAGGTTGAGGCGTTGCTGAAGATGCGCCGGATCCTTTCCGGGTCGCGGTGGAACTGGTGTATGGAGTTTCCTTCGGCGTGTGCGACGTCAGCCCCCCTGAGTCCTGCGTTGAGGGCCGCGCGGCAGTCGCGCATCATCTCCTTCGCGCGCCGGTTCATGTAGAAGATTTTGTTGTCGGTGGTGGTGTCGCAGAGCATGACGATGTTGTCGACGTTGTCGAGCATCTGCGTGAGTCTGTTGATTTCTGAGGATTGCTCAGCAATTTTCTTTTTGTGTTCAGCGCCGAAAAAAGGCATGGGTGTCTCCTTTATGGGGTGCGGCATGTGTGCGGCAGCCTCATTAAGGCGTATCGGCGCAGGAGGCTGAAACTATAGGCGATCTTTCTGGTTTCTCGCCGCGGTTCTGAAGCGGTACAGGCGCTCGGTGAAGCCTCCTTCGCGCTGGAAGGCGAGGGCCTGTGCTGCGAGTTGACGGTCCAGGAGGGCACAGGCCACTGCGATGAGAGTGAGGGCGGCGTTGGCGGCGAGCTCCTGATAGGTGGACGGTGTGGACGACGTGGACGACGTGGACAGGGTGGACTGGACGCGGCCTCTACTATGCTGCGCCTCTACCCAGGCGGCTACCTCGCCGACGCTGGAGCATCGTGCTGCGATGAGGGCTGCGCGGCGCCGGTCATGGTGGGGCCACTGTGGGAGTCCGCGCTGGCGCAAAAAGTCCAGGTAGTCCCGGCGGAGTTCCTCTAGGCTGGCGCGGGCGACGTTGGTAAGCTTTATTTCGGTCTTTTTGGAGGTGCCGGACGCCTGGCTCCCCTCCACGATGTTTTGGACGCCGCTGCGCGCCGCCTGCACCATCTGGTCATGGGTCCGGCTGCGCCGATCGATGTAGCGCTTGCAAAAACGCACCGTGACATCGTACACGAGCTCCGCGAGCTGGAAAGTCTTCAGGCGGCGGTACCCCCCATGTTTAGGAATGAGCGCCATAAAAACCTCCTATAGGTCCACCACGTCCACTACGTCCACATCGTCCATCACGTCCACAATATGATACCACCGCGTAGATCTTAAAAAAGTACCCTCCACCTCCCGAGAAAACACACCATCTCATTATAATCATAATCAACCGCTACCGGAAAATCGCATCCAGATTAAGCCGCTACACTATCCTCCCTATTTTTTACTGTGTGAGAGTTTTCTTTGCTTGCCTCCATCACAATGCTAGACTTTAAAAAGTGGGACGAACCGATCCATCCACCAATAGCAAAGGGGGTACCAGCTATGGCAAGCATTAAGCGCCTTCTCTTTAGTACAATCGCCGTTTTGGCAATTTCTGGATATTCTTATGCAGCATGCGGGGGCGGGTCTTCTTCCCGTTCCAGCACTGGAAGCGGCACCTCGATGAGCGGCACCGGCACCACCTCCGGTTCGGCAACGGGCGGCATGGGCACCGGCGGCAGCACGACCAGTACTGGCAGCACGACAGGTACATCCGGCACCACCGGCTCGGGCACCGGCGGCAGCACCAGCGATTTCGGCTCCGGGTCAGGTACTGGCGGGTCTACGAGTGACTTCGGATCCGGCAGCGGCACAGGCGGCAGCACCGATACTTACGGCACCGGCAGCGGCACAGGCGGCAGCACCGATACTTACGGCACCGGCTCCGGCACAGGCGGCAGCACCGATACCTATGGCACCGGCTCAGGCACCGGCGGCTCCACCGGCACCATGGGTACCGGGACCGGTACCGGCACTACAGGGACCGGCACCGGCGGCAGCACCGATACCTATGGCACCGGCTCCGGCACCGGCGGCACTACCGGCACCATGGGGACGGGCGGTACCTCTGGTACCACCGGAACCGGCACCGGCGGAACTACCGGCACCGGCTCTATGGGGACAGGCACAGGGACCGGCACCGGCGGAACGTCCGGTACGGGGACCGGCGGCGGGCGGTAAGCGGCGCCCCCGAGCTTCGATGCCGGGGGGCGGAAATTCCTCCCCCGGCGTAATGGAAAAAGAAGCGGGCCATGCCGACTGGTATGGCCCGCTCTCATTTACGGCATATTCCCGACGGGGCTCCGCCGAGATCATCTGGGACCATGCCGAGAAAGAGACCCCCCTCCAGAAGAGGAAGCCCACCTTTCTCCCCTCCCGGTACTCGCGCGATCCGCTCTCCACGTCGCTAACTTTACGGGAGTCACCATGAAAGCACTCGTATTCGCAGGTATAAGAAAAATGGAGGTGCGCGAGGTGCCTGATCCGGTAATGGATCAGGAGACCGATGCCATCATCCGGGTCACCTCCGCTGCCATCTGCGGCAGCGATCTCCATATGTACGAAGGACGCACCAGCGCGACACCGGGAATGGTCTTTGGACACGAGATCATGGGTGTCGTCCAGCAGGCCGGAAAGGCAACCCAGCTGGTGAAGGAGGGGGACCGGGTCTGCCTCCCATTCAACGTGTCGTGCGGCATGTGCTTCAACTGCACGCGCGGCTTCGTCAACGCGTGCCTCACCACAAACCCCAAAGGGCCCGGCGGCGGCTACGGCTATGCCGACCTCGGCCCGCATCGCGGCGGTCAGGCGGAGTTGGTACGGGTCCCCTTTGCCGACTTCAACTGCCTGAAACTCCCCGGCACCCCCGGTGACGACTTCGAGGACGATTTCATAACCCTCGCCGACATCTTCCCCACCGGGTACCACTCCGCGATCATGGCAAACGTCCACCCCGGCGCCACGGTCGCCATCTACGGCGCCGGACCTGTCGGCTACATGGCGGCGCTCTCCTCCTTCCTCCTCGGCGCGTCCGCGGTCTACGTCGTCGACCGCTCCGGAACACGGCTGAGGATGGTGCAGGAACTGGGAGCGGTGCCGATCAATTTCGAGCACGGCGACCCGGTGCAGCAGATACTGAAGCTGCGCAAGGAGAACCAGCTCCTCCAGGGACGGCTGCGCCCCGGCGAGGAGAAGCTCCAGGGGGTGCTCTGCGGCATAGACGCAGTCGGCTATCAGTCGCTCGACCGGGGAGACCCGTCGCACGAGAAACCGACCCAGGTGCTGGAGGACCTAGCACAGGTCGTCTGCGCGACCGGCTCCATCGGCCTCATCGGCGTCTACTTTTCGGGAGATCCGGGGGGTGTCGATCAGAAGGCGAAGGAGGGAGTTTTCAATTACCCGCTGGGAATGCTCTGGGAGAAAGGTATTACCGTGCAGACGGGGCAGGCGCCGGTGAAGCGCTACAACGCCTTCCTGCGCGATCTGATCATTCAGGGGAGGGTGAAGCCTGGGAAGCTGGTGAGCCATCGCATAGCGCTCGAAGAGGCACCGCAGGCATACGAGAGGTTCCTCATGCGCGGTACGGGGGAGGGCGCCAACTTCACCAAGATCGTATTGAAACCGAACGGCTAGTGCCGCGCTACGGCGGCTGACAATAGAGGAGAACAGAATGAGGGTACGACATCATCCATACTGCACCATCATCCCTCCGCACATCCTCGAGGAGGTGGCAAAGCGGGGGACGCAGCAACAGAAGGATTGGGCACTGAACAACCTGACACTGGCAGGGTTCCTGAGGGGGCAGCGACACGTCGCGCCGACCTTGCGGATGGCTGCAGCAGCAGGGTTCAAGAACAGGGTCGTCTTTGACAACCAGAACGAGGGGGGGGATCCGCCGAGGGGGCGACAGGCGCGTATAGAGACCTCCCCCGACAGCCCGGATGCCACCGTCAACGAGGCTTTCAACGGCGCGGGCGCCACATACGACCTCTACTTCGACGTCTTCCAGAGAAACTCCGTGGACGACAAGGGGCTCACGCTCGTCTCCTATGTCCACTTCGCCACGGACTTCAACAACGCCTTCTGGGACGGCAGCCAGATGATTTACGGGGACGGCGACAACCAGATCTTCGGCCGCTTCACCAAGTGCATAGACGTCATCGGCCACGAGCTCACCCACGGGGTGACCCAGTACGAGGCGAACCTGACGTACTCCGGACAATCGGGGGCACTTAACGAATCGTTCTCCGACGTCTTCGGAAGCCTCGTGAAGCAGCGCAGCCTGGGGCAGACGGCGGAGACGGCGGACTGGCTGATCGGCGAGGGGCTCTTTACCCCCAGCATCAAGGGGGTGGCGCTCCGGTCCATGAAGGAGCCGGGGACGGCGTACGATGACCCGGTCCTCGGCAAAGATCCGCAGCCGGGGCATATGAACGACTACGTCAACACCTTCAGCGACAACGGCGGGGTGCATATTAACTCCGGCATCCCGAACCGTGCCTTTTTCCTCACCGCAACCGCCCTTGGCGGGAACGCCTGGGACAAGGCCGGGAAGATCTGGTACGTCGCGCTGCGCGACCGGATGCGCAGCAACTACAACTTCAAACGCGCCGCCCGCGCCACGGTAAGTGTGGCGAAGGAGCTTTTCGGTGACACCAGCACGGAAATGAAGGCCGTGCAAGACGCATGGCGCGCCGTAGGCGTGCTATAGTTTGGCTGCTCCCCCTCCTCATGGGGGGGGTATTCCAGCCAACGGAGAGTGCAGCCGTGCAGATCTTCTTCGAGCAAAGCGGCGGTTTCGGGGGGCTCAGGTTCCACGTGGCGGTGGAGACGGAAAAGCTCCCCGCGGAAGAGGCGGACCGGGTGAAGGGGCTCCTTGCTGAGGCCGATTTCTTCCACCTCCCGGGGAGGATTGTTTCGCCCCGTCCACAGCCTGACCGGTACCAGTACTTCCTCAAAGTGGAAGGGGAAGGGAAGTGTCATGAGGTGACGGTAAGCGAGGAGGCGGTGCCCGAGCATCTCGCTCCGCTCATCAAGTGGCTGCAAGGGGAGATGCGGCGCAGACGGGAGGGCGCGCGCTGATCCTCCCGGCGCCCCGGCTTCTCCAATAATCGCCCCGGCAGCAACGGGGCGATTTTAATTCGTGCGCCCTTTCGCGGGATCGGATTTTTTGGGGGGGTGCCCCAGGAAGTGTCACGGACCCGGCGTTGCAGGTGGGAAAAGCGTCAAAAAACGGTGATTGCAGGAAGAATGCCGCGAAAAGTGGACAACTCAGCTTTGGCACCGTGCTCATGACAGCTAGAATGTTGCCACTGGGAGTTCTTCTTTCCACACAGGCTG
The DNA window shown above is from Geomonas sp. RF6 and carries:
- a CDS encoding NADH-quinone oxidoreductase subunit N; translated protein: MASDLLFGLLPEHLLLALILVLMVLEIFRANRTLSGLLYLLTLSTGMGVLLYQLSSGYTLTLVPGEVIVDRFAILAKLVVLACGTLLGFFYLTASSTHKSWMLITCSLLGALVIMDSAGFISLFIGIEMLSLPGFALMIHGRKASVSSEGAFKYLLLSSVATALLLFGVSLVYSQTGTLAIADFAAALSKGGAQNWAAGAMVLTAFFIKASVFPFHGWAPDAYDSAKLPVTAFLSSVVKAAIVLALVRIVANMPLNDQSVMTVTILSVCSIFYGNIAAIRQTTFKRLLAYSSIAHAGYMMFALSDATGGRVEALFYYTAVYAVTTIIACASFSLLCDGEEDKLEIIEGAFYRRPVPALILATAALSLAGIPPLPGFLAKVFVFKSVIASGHLVPAVLAFTGSYLGVVYYLSIVFRLFKKAEVTEEAGAAQAGSWTWGGVVLGTGVLAALMICPDLFHRLLSIV
- a CDS encoding methyl-accepting chemotaxis protein translates to MPFFGAEHKKKIAEQSSEINRLTQMLDNVDNIVMLCDTTTDNKIFYMNRRAKEMMRDCRAALNAGLRGADVAHAEGNSIHQFHRDPERIRRIFSNASTSLPHSAEIPIGSMTMRTKSYPIWNSTDPSRILCFMACWTDITAEKAVLEHEAHNVERKEYLERRVEQIATAVEEMSMTVNDVARNAGSASDSAAIVAGKAREGQQVVSQAVGEMQKVADMVRSSALVVGNLGAKSEKIGEFINVINDIADQTNLLALNAAIEAARAGEQGRGFAVVADEVRRLADRTVASTKEIRTMVNEIQQETLLAVHSIEQGKQEAEVSEQLSHQVEESLARIVESIVDIEGVISQIATATEEQAATATVIAGNLEEITRSA
- a CDS encoding four helix bundle suffix domain-containing protein, whose amino-acid sequence is MALIPKHGGYRRLKTFQLAELVYDVTVRFCKRYIDRRSRTHDQMVQAARSGVQNIVEGSQASGTSKKTEIKLTNVARASLEELRRDYLDFLRQRGLPQWPHHDRRRAALIAARCSSVGEVAAWVEAQHSRGRVQSTLSTSSTSSTPSTYQELAANAALTLIAVACALLDRQLAAQALAFQREGGFTERLYRFRTAARNQKDRL
- a CDS encoding glutathione-independent formaldehyde dehydrogenase, which produces MKALVFAGIRKMEVREVPDPVMDQETDAIIRVTSAAICGSDLHMYEGRTSATPGMVFGHEIMGVVQQAGKATQLVKEGDRVCLPFNVSCGMCFNCTRGFVNACLTTNPKGPGGGYGYADLGPHRGGQAELVRVPFADFNCLKLPGTPGDDFEDDFITLADIFPTGYHSAIMANVHPGATVAIYGAGPVGYMAALSSFLLGASAVYVVDRSGTRLRMVQELGAVPINFEHGDPVQQILKLRKENQLLQGRLRPGEEKLQGVLCGIDAVGYQSLDRGDPSHEKPTQVLEDLAQVVCATGSIGLIGVYFSGDPGGVDQKAKEGVFNYPLGMLWEKGITVQTGQAPVKRYNAFLRDLIIQGRVKPGKLVSHRIALEEAPQAYERFLMRGTGEGANFTKIVLKPNG
- a CDS encoding M4 family metallopeptidase, with translation MRVRHHPYCTIIPPHILEEVAKRGTQQQKDWALNNLTLAGFLRGQRHVAPTLRMAAAAGFKNRVVFDNQNEGGDPPRGRQARIETSPDSPDATVNEAFNGAGATYDLYFDVFQRNSVDDKGLTLVSYVHFATDFNNAFWDGSQMIYGDGDNQIFGRFTKCIDVIGHELTHGVTQYEANLTYSGQSGALNESFSDVFGSLVKQRSLGQTAETADWLIGEGLFTPSIKGVALRSMKEPGTAYDDPVLGKDPQPGHMNDYVNTFSDNGGVHINSGIPNRAFFLTATALGGNAWDKAGKIWYVALRDRMRSNYNFKRAARATVSVAKELFGDTSTEMKAVQDAWRAVGVL
- a CDS encoding protealysin inhibitor emfourin, with amino-acid sequence MQIFFEQSGGFGGLRFHVAVETEKLPAEEADRVKGLLAEADFFHLPGRIVSPRPQPDRYQYFLKVEGEGKCHEVTVSEEAVPEHLAPLIKWLQGEMRRRREGAR